A stretch of Paludisphaera borealis DNA encodes these proteins:
- a CDS encoding HupE/UreJ family protein, giving the protein MSTIETRRHRLLGHVPLARVAVAIAVLAHLFATPAGAHPVSQGKLEIAVSPDRVSVRATVSNEEVLVAAAAVESRHASPIEIRNAHGDYLLGHLHVTADGAPLAGKVVARPATLSGRPEYVIEFRLSVPRPARLVFWEDVLREFEFAPGVPWEASYVVQVRQGVRPPRGVSLLTFREPLEFACDWSSDLPGPAAAPSHERHRTALTFFRHGVMHILTGYDHLLFVAALLLAARSLWDLVKVVTSFSMAHTLTLAMSALDVFRLPEQVVEPMIAASIVFVAVQNIVQPERSRGASRLLAAFLFGLFHGLGFAGGLLEAMSGLNLSDLAGTVAAFSAGVEFGHQAVVLPVFGLLYFLRRSSAGKAGCDRLVERGGSAVISLLGAIYFSLAI; this is encoded by the coding sequence ATGTCCACCATTGAAACCCGCCGCCATCGACTCCTGGGACATGTCCCGCTCGCGCGAGTCGCGGTCGCGATAGCGGTGCTTGCGCACCTGTTCGCGACGCCCGCCGGAGCGCACCCGGTCTCCCAGGGAAAGCTGGAGATCGCCGTGTCTCCCGACCGGGTGAGCGTGCGCGCCACGGTCTCGAACGAGGAGGTTCTCGTCGCCGCGGCCGCCGTCGAGAGTAGGCATGCGTCGCCCATCGAAATCCGGAATGCCCACGGAGACTACCTCCTCGGCCATCTCCACGTCACGGCCGACGGCGCACCGCTCGCGGGGAAAGTCGTCGCGCGGCCCGCGACGCTGTCGGGGCGGCCGGAGTACGTGATCGAGTTCCGACTCTCCGTCCCGAGGCCCGCACGACTCGTTTTTTGGGAGGACGTGCTTCGTGAGTTCGAGTTCGCGCCAGGGGTTCCGTGGGAGGCGAGCTACGTCGTCCAGGTCCGCCAGGGAGTGCGGCCCCCGCGCGGGGTGTCGCTGTTGACCTTCCGGGAGCCGCTGGAGTTCGCGTGCGACTGGTCGTCCGACCTTCCCGGTCCGGCGGCCGCGCCGTCCCACGAGCGTCATCGAACGGCGCTGACCTTCTTTCGTCACGGAGTCATGCACATCCTCACCGGGTACGATCACCTGCTCTTCGTCGCCGCGCTGTTGCTGGCGGCGAGAAGCCTGTGGGACCTGGTGAAGGTCGTCACGTCGTTCTCGATGGCCCACACGCTCACGCTCGCGATGTCGGCGCTGGACGTGTTCCGACTCCCGGAACAAGTCGTCGAGCCGATGATCGCCGCGAGCATCGTCTTCGTCGCGGTCCAGAACATCGTCCAGCCGGAGCGAAGTCGCGGCGCGAGCCGGCTGCTGGCGGCGTTCCTGTTCGGTCTGTTCCACGGGCTCGGGTTCGCGGGCGGCCTGCTCGAAGCCATGTCCGGCCTGAACCTCTCGGATCTCGCGGGGACGGTCGCCGCCTTCAGCGCCGGCGTCGAGTTCGGGCATCAAGCCGTTGTGCTGCCGGTCTTCGGCTTGCTCTATTTCCTCCGGCGCTCGTCCGCCGGCAAGGCCGGTTGCGACCGACTCGTTGAGCGGGGCGGCTCCGCCGTCATCTCACTTCTGGGAGCGATCTATTTCTCGCTTGCGATTTGA
- a CDS encoding patatin-like phospholipase family protein — translation MNRDPLFADVLSEELHAIDMRRACALFGRDEVLAEGETEPDLQLVETPAPSGETPEERQKREDHDSARFDREMRKAALDRDLVGLAFSGGGIRSATFSLGILQGLGRMKLLRRIDYLSTVSGGGYIGSWLAAWIRREGTRAEPPDPASPGDGATVPDAMENVELQLNPSRIEQSNARRPVFEERSIVDEEPEAIRHLRSYSNYLTPRPGLFTTDTWTLLGIYIRNFLLNQLILFPLTVAFVVLVWIVVLFFGPHRWGSGKWCGFFFLALLAWSFTLLGLELSKLYRARTQFSKEPPRLMQWFAKAYGARWLVRSLGSGAFQLLVILPLFIAAVVAVWLFGVYPNGDFHWRAAAELVNQFKEEKVSVPGGIVQDWTVDGNFSVTQAAVFAIGFGLLHFAAHLFGMSSGLALDFARLKGFEEWTTRLRRDVLVLLASLASGAFGGFLFYLFMIWYLIPFSNDAGALATFGPPLAVLLFTAAVYLEVGLLGRFLAEDEREWWATVTSLLLTKAAVWLVVLGTIVYVPWLVLRLNQWAQITLTPALVMGWVATSLGAALAGRTGEPNQTQKGSGWILGLFLKAAPVVFLIGLLSGVSWMVWRIVFESLSVPMKLSWFTEAIERDLVTLPALVAAFLSCLLVAAAANILINVNLFSLHSMYANRLTRCYLGASRRKEEWTTTWRNGVWNPGTGGAPTGSGGKLRSGQLLTGFDFHDDLPLRDLRIGSRPDSNSRPSTADNGYWGPFRLINTAMNLVKGQELAVQDRKAESFVLSPLYCGSKGTGYRKLGQDSDEILTLGRAMAISGAAADPSVGAKQSGALTALLTIFNARLGWWIENPKTTKNWTARSPRFAGLLWYELAGLSDENGSYVHLSDGGHFENLGVYELIRRRCRYIIVCDAGQDRKSIYDDLATLTRLCRSDFGVRITIDTGPIDPANETLRGRWHCAIGQIHYEDVDPGEVPGLLIYIKASLTGDEPSDVRNYAATHPDFPHQTTADQFFDEAQFESYRALGHHIASTVFNPVAYDGPGVVEKTQDEGDVRQGFKQNNRELFSRLRSHWFPAPPGIEATYEETAQAFGILQGVMRSDGTLRAFSRDMNPELGRADAGVQGGGDHVGIAPSAEEERANRRSAELHMVNQVVQVMEKAWRGVRLEGYPEHPINRGWMNALRRVSRSKTLQRNWPIVRGGFDQEFVQFLERELGLPDGSPTPFPLSRNAAGVYVIVMDSGDKIVGGSVRLLGKEFAREWPKEQALEDLIGQAQTLKMADETPASWLIFSTRYDTGSGQLRPTFPIGLVMVRPWEPEDLELIVWLRGPYRSMGIGRDCLAASSSGHGLLDRIINDLGPKPGEAKKRLVARFPKTKPGCRAIERKLWLNFHYAYEFRAKGSVDVDSGSELLMYRWLRPPEVDFDQPPAAQSDQTPETEQVMASEEA, via the coding sequence GTGAATCGGGACCCATTGTTCGCGGATGTTCTGTCCGAAGAGTTGCACGCCATCGACATGCGCCGGGCGTGTGCGCTGTTCGGGCGGGACGAGGTGCTCGCCGAGGGAGAGACGGAACCCGATTTACAGCTCGTCGAGACCCCCGCGCCATCCGGCGAGACCCCGGAAGAACGGCAGAAGAGAGAAGACCACGACAGTGCGCGGTTCGATAGGGAGATGAGGAAGGCGGCTCTCGACCGCGACCTCGTGGGGCTTGCGTTCTCCGGGGGAGGCATCCGCAGCGCGACGTTCTCGCTCGGCATTCTCCAAGGCCTGGGCAGGATGAAGCTACTGAGGCGGATCGACTACCTCTCGACGGTTTCCGGGGGCGGGTATATCGGGAGCTGGCTGGCCGCCTGGATCCGCCGGGAGGGGACCAGGGCCGAGCCGCCGGACCCGGCCTCGCCGGGGGACGGCGCGACGGTTCCCGATGCGATGGAGAACGTCGAGCTCCAGCTCAACCCCAGCCGGATCGAGCAATCCAATGCCAGGCGGCCGGTTTTCGAGGAGAGATCCATAGTCGACGAAGAGCCGGAGGCCATCCGCCATCTGCGGTCCTACAGCAACTACCTCACGCCCCGCCCCGGCCTCTTCACGACGGACACCTGGACGCTGCTGGGGATCTACATCCGGAACTTCCTGCTCAACCAGTTGATCCTTTTCCCCCTCACCGTGGCCTTCGTCGTCCTCGTCTGGATCGTCGTTCTTTTCTTCGGCCCTCATCGATGGGGGAGCGGGAAGTGGTGCGGGTTTTTCTTTCTCGCCTTGCTGGCGTGGTCATTCACCCTGCTTGGTCTTGAACTCTCCAAGCTCTATCGGGCGCGGACTCAATTTTCCAAGGAGCCGCCCAGGTTGATGCAGTGGTTCGCGAAAGCGTATGGTGCACGCTGGCTGGTGCGGTCGTTGGGGAGCGGCGCGTTTCAGCTCCTCGTCATCTTGCCTCTGTTCATTGCCGCCGTGGTGGCGGTCTGGTTGTTCGGCGTTTACCCCAATGGTGATTTCCACTGGCGGGCCGCGGCCGAACTGGTTAACCAGTTCAAGGAAGAGAAGGTCAGCGTGCCTGGGGGGATCGTCCAGGATTGGACGGTCGATGGGAATTTCTCCGTCACCCAGGCCGCCGTCTTCGCCATCGGTTTCGGCCTGTTGCACTTTGCGGCGCACCTGTTCGGGATGTCCAGCGGGCTGGCCTTGGATTTCGCGCGACTCAAGGGGTTTGAGGAGTGGACGACCCGCTTGAGGCGGGACGTTCTCGTGCTGTTGGCGTCACTTGCGTCAGGCGCCTTCGGTGGGTTCCTCTTTTACTTGTTCATGATCTGGTATCTGATCCCCTTCAGCAACGACGCCGGGGCGCTGGCGACCTTCGGTCCACCTCTCGCGGTTCTGCTCTTCACCGCGGCGGTCTATCTTGAGGTCGGCCTGCTCGGGCGCTTCCTGGCGGAGGACGAGCGGGAATGGTGGGCGACCGTCACCTCGCTCTTGCTGACCAAGGCGGCCGTCTGGCTGGTGGTTCTCGGTACGATCGTCTACGTGCCCTGGCTCGTGTTGCGGCTCAACCAGTGGGCCCAGATCACCCTGACGCCGGCGCTCGTCATGGGATGGGTTGCGACCTCGCTCGGTGCGGCCCTGGCGGGGCGGACAGGCGAGCCGAATCAGACGCAGAAGGGCTCCGGTTGGATCCTCGGCCTCTTCCTCAAGGCCGCGCCGGTCGTCTTTTTGATCGGCCTCCTGTCCGGAGTCTCGTGGATGGTCTGGAGAATTGTGTTCGAGTCTCTGTCGGTCCCGATGAAGCTCTCGTGGTTTACGGAAGCAATCGAGAGGGACTTGGTGACTCTTCCGGCGCTCGTCGCCGCCTTCTTGAGCTGCCTTCTCGTCGCGGCCGCCGCAAACATTCTGATCAACGTCAACCTGTTCTCACTTCACTCGATGTACGCGAACCGCTTGACGCGCTGCTATCTGGGGGCGTCCCGGCGCAAGGAGGAATGGACGACGACCTGGCGAAACGGAGTCTGGAACCCCGGCACGGGAGGGGCTCCGACCGGCAGCGGCGGCAAGTTGCGCAGCGGCCAGTTGCTCACCGGGTTCGACTTCCATGACGATTTACCTCTGCGTGACTTACGGATCGGCTCGCGGCCCGATTCCAATAGTCGGCCCTCCACCGCTGACAACGGCTATTGGGGCCCGTTCCGGCTGATCAACACCGCGATGAACCTGGTGAAGGGCCAGGAACTCGCCGTGCAGGACCGAAAGGCCGAGTCCTTCGTGCTGTCGCCGCTTTATTGCGGGAGCAAGGGGACCGGCTACCGCAAGCTCGGGCAGGACTCCGACGAGATCCTGACTCTGGGCCGGGCCATGGCGATCTCGGGCGCCGCCGCTGATCCGAGCGTCGGGGCCAAGCAGTCCGGGGCGTTGACGGCCCTGTTGACCATCTTCAACGCGCGCCTTGGATGGTGGATCGAGAACCCCAAGACCACGAAGAACTGGACTGCGCGCAGTCCCCGGTTCGCCGGACTGCTCTGGTACGAACTCGCAGGCCTGAGCGACGAGAACGGCTCCTACGTTCATCTTTCCGACGGCGGCCACTTCGAGAACCTCGGCGTCTACGAGCTGATCCGCCGCCGCTGCCGATACATCATCGTCTGCGACGCCGGCCAGGATCGCAAGTCGATCTACGACGACCTGGCCACTCTCACTCGGCTCTGTCGGTCCGACTTCGGCGTGAGGATCACGATCGACACAGGCCCCATCGATCCAGCGAACGAGACCTTGCGCGGGCGTTGGCATTGCGCTATCGGTCAGATCCATTATGAAGACGTCGACCCTGGTGAGGTCCCTGGCCTTCTAATCTACATCAAGGCGTCGCTCACCGGCGACGAGCCCTCGGACGTGCGGAACTACGCGGCGACCCACCCCGACTTCCCACACCAGACGACGGCCGACCAATTTTTCGACGAAGCGCAGTTCGAGAGCTATCGGGCGCTCGGGCACCACATCGCCAGCACGGTGTTCAACCCCGTGGCCTACGACGGGCCGGGCGTGGTTGAGAAGACCCAAGACGAAGGGGATGTCCGGCAGGGGTTCAAACAGAACAACCGAGAGCTGTTTTCGCGGCTCCGCTCTCACTGGTTCCCCGCGCCGCCGGGCATCGAAGCGACTTATGAAGAGACGGCGCAAGCCTTCGGAATACTCCAGGGGGTGATGAGGAGCGACGGAACCTTGCGAGCGTTCAGCCGCGACATGAACCCCGAACTGGGACGCGCTGACGCCGGCGTCCAAGGGGGCGGAGATCACGTCGGGATCGCCCCCTCCGCCGAGGAGGAACGGGCCAACCGGCGCTCGGCCGAGTTGCACATGGTCAATCAGGTGGTTCAGGTCATGGAGAAGGCCTGGAGGGGCGTCCGCCTGGAGGGCTACCCCGAGCACCCCATCAACCGCGGCTGGATGAACGCCCTCCGCCGCGTCTCCCGCTCGAAAACCCTCCAACGCAACTGGCCCATCGTTCGCGGCGGATTCGATCAGGAGTTCGTCCAGTTCCTCGAACGCGAACTGGGTCTCCCCGACGGCTCGCCGACCCCATTCCCACTCTCCAGGAACGCGGCCGGCGTCTACGTGATCGTCATGGATTCGGGCGACAAGATCGTCGGTGGTTCGGTTCGCCTGCTAGGCAAGGAGTTCGCGCGAGAATGGCCGAAGGAGCAAGCTCTCGAGGACCTGATCGGCCAGGCGCAAACCTTGAAGATGGCCGACGAGACCCCCGCGAGCTGGCTGATATTCTCGACCCGCTACGATACCGGCTCGGGCCAACTCAGGCCGACATTCCCGATCGGCCTGGTCATGGTCCGGCCTTGGGAGCCTGAGGATCTCGAACTGATCGTCTGGCTGCGAGGGCCGTACCGCAGCATGGGTATCGGACGCGATTGCCTTGCGGCCAGTTCGAGCGGTCACGGGTTGCTTGATCGTATCATCAACGATCTCGGGCCAAAACCGGGCGAGGCCAAGAAGCGACTCGTCGCCCGCTTCCCCAAAACGAAACCCGGCTGCCGAGCCATCGAGAGGAAGCTCTGGCTGAACTTCCACTACGCTTACGAATTCCGAGCCAAGGGCTCGGTCGACGTCGATTCAGGTTCGGAGCTGTTGATGTACCGCTGGCTCCGCCCGCCCGAGGTGGATTTCGACCAGCCGCCGGCCGCACAATCTGACCAAACCCCCGAGACTGAGCAAGTAATGGCCAGTGAAGAAGCTTGA
- a CDS encoding ABC transporter ATP-binding protein — protein sequence MSSIELRQVSRDFDARTRALDSVDLTVLDGERLVVLGPSGSGKTTILRLIAGLDQPTTGSVRLGDALVDGLPPHRRNVAMVFQYPTLYPHLDVAGNLEFGLKTRGVPRAERRRRIGEVASMLKIDALVRRRPASLSGGERQRVAIGRAVVRRPAVLLLDEPFSSLDLPLRAALRRELIELHEAFRTTLVHVTHDQGEALSLGQRIAVLDRGRLIQVASPRELYERPASPIVAAFVGGPPMNLLPCTLVRDGSRTSLVVGQRRWPINPTHPLPALADGESRAMLMGIRPEHLHVDPADALTERAEGFLAIESRIRRIEFQGDSVLLTLDLRGSTAVARVAARDDFHEGQSVVASPDLARAVWFSADN from the coding sequence GTGTCGTCGATCGAACTGCGCCAGGTCTCTCGCGACTTCGATGCCCGGACGAGGGCCCTCGACTCCGTCGATCTGACGGTCCTCGACGGCGAGCGGCTGGTCGTGCTCGGCCCTTCCGGATCGGGAAAGACGACGATCCTTCGGCTGATCGCCGGGCTCGACCAGCCGACGACCGGCAGCGTCCGGCTCGGCGACGCCCTGGTCGACGGCCTGCCGCCGCACCGCCGGAACGTGGCGATGGTGTTTCAGTATCCGACGCTCTACCCGCACCTGGACGTCGCCGGCAACCTCGAATTCGGCCTCAAAACCCGGGGGGTTCCCCGCGCCGAGCGCCGGCGGCGCATCGGCGAAGTCGCGTCGATGCTGAAGATCGACGCGCTGGTCCGACGCCGGCCCGCGAGCCTCTCCGGCGGCGAACGCCAGCGCGTGGCCATCGGCCGGGCCGTCGTCCGACGTCCGGCGGTCCTCCTGCTCGACGAACCGTTCTCCAGCCTCGACCTCCCGTTGCGAGCCGCCCTCCGGCGCGAGTTGATTGAGCTGCACGAGGCGTTCCGAACCACCCTGGTGCACGTCACCCACGACCAAGGCGAGGCGCTCAGCCTCGGCCAGCGAATCGCCGTCCTCGATCGCGGCCGGCTGATCCAGGTCGCCAGCCCACGCGAGCTTTACGAACGTCCCGCCAGCCCAATCGTCGCCGCGTTCGTCGGCGGCCCACCCATGAACCTGCTGCCGTGCACGCTCGTCCGCGACGGTTCACGCACCTCGCTGGTCGTCGGCCAACGACGTTGGCCGATCAACCCGACACACCCGCTCCCCGCGCTGGCCGACGGCGAAAGCCGCGCAATGCTCATGGGAATCCGCCCCGAGCATCTCCACGTTGATCCGGCCGACGCCTTGACCGAACGGGCGGAGGGATTTCTCGCGATCGAGTCGCGCATCCGTCGGATCGAGTTCCAGGGCGATTCGGTTCTGCTCACGCTCGACCTGCGCGGCTCGACGGCCGTCGCCCGCGTCGCGGCCCGGGACGACTTCCACGAAGGCCAGAGCGTCGTCGCCTCGCCCGACCTCGCCCGTGCGGTCTGGTTCTCGGCCGATAACTGA
- a CDS encoding DUF1549 and DUF1553 domain-containing protein: MHPCRNRPALKPRPRIHPAKFVLAWLALSPLTMADDPAPKAAPTTPPPLARIEKFTADQRDHWAYQPLADSEPPDVKEAGWVRNPIDRFILADLESAELPHSPEADRVALIRRATFDLTGLPPTPEAVAAFLADARPDAYERLVDGLLQSPQYGVRWAQHWLDLAHYADTNGFELDSERPDAWRYRDWVVGALNADMPYDRFLALQIAGDELEKGDTSALIATGFGRSGPRELVGGNVIPAVKRQNELTEITGTVGSVFLGLTIGCARCHDHKFDAIPATDYYRLQSFFAASELVEPPIAPRAEIDAFDAAEKAIAAKIAPIRKQLGELEAPYRKALADAKQAMLTADERALLATAEKDRTPQQKKIIQGLQNSIRITWEEVAEAVAEAKVDFARREALKLQVHQIEQTRPRPPAHALALVDDKPTAPDTFVLRRGDVKSLGPKVEPRPPGVILASQRKDAFPNDAIKADEKTTGRRAGLARWLAGADNPLVARVIVNRLWQHHFTRGIVATPSDFGVRGEPPSHPELLDWLAAQLIKEGWRLKPLHRLMVTSAVYRQSSKHVDRLTELDEENSLLGRMNRRRLDAEGVRDAMLAVSGELNPKMGGPGVLAPLEKEVKDLIFTEAEVVDLWPVDPDPREHHRRSLYLFKKRNVRYPLLESFDAPDNQTACPRRETSTHALQALNLLNSETTIGRAKALAARILREAPNDQADRVKRAYEVVLCRPPSPAETARADAFLDAQRQADGESAAWDDFALALVNCNEFLYVP, from the coding sequence ATGCATCCGTGTCGCAACCGGCCGGCTCTCAAACCACGACCGCGAATCCACCCCGCGAAGTTCGTCCTGGCGTGGCTCGCCCTGTCGCCGCTGACCATGGCCGACGACCCCGCGCCCAAGGCGGCTCCGACGACCCCCCCGCCGCTGGCCCGGATCGAGAAATTCACGGCCGACCAGCGCGACCACTGGGCCTACCAACCGCTGGCCGATTCCGAGCCGCCGGACGTGAAGGAAGCCGGCTGGGTTCGCAACCCGATCGACCGGTTCATCCTGGCCGATCTCGAATCGGCCGAGCTGCCCCATTCGCCCGAAGCCGACCGCGTCGCGCTCATCCGCCGCGCGACCTTCGACCTGACCGGCCTCCCCCCCACGCCCGAGGCGGTCGCTGCGTTTCTGGCCGACGCGCGGCCCGACGCTTATGAGCGGCTCGTCGACGGCCTGCTCCAGAGCCCCCAATACGGCGTGCGATGGGCGCAGCACTGGCTTGACCTGGCGCACTACGCCGACACCAACGGCTTCGAGCTCGACTCCGAGCGGCCCGACGCCTGGCGGTATCGCGATTGGGTCGTCGGCGCCCTCAACGCCGACATGCCCTACGACCGCTTCCTTGCCTTGCAAATCGCTGGCGACGAGCTGGAAAAGGGGGACACGTCGGCCTTGATCGCGACGGGCTTCGGCCGTTCCGGCCCGCGCGAGCTGGTCGGCGGCAACGTGATCCCCGCGGTAAAGCGGCAGAACGAGCTCACCGAGATCACGGGGACCGTTGGCTCGGTGTTCCTCGGCCTGACCATCGGCTGCGCCCGTTGCCACGATCATAAATTCGACGCGATCCCCGCGACCGACTACTACCGACTCCAGTCGTTCTTCGCCGCCAGCGAGCTCGTTGAACCGCCGATCGCGCCCAGGGCCGAGATCGACGCGTTCGACGCCGCCGAGAAGGCGATCGCCGCCAAGATCGCACCGATTCGCAAACAGCTCGGCGAACTCGAAGCCCCGTACCGCAAGGCCCTCGCGGATGCGAAGCAGGCGATGCTCACCGCCGACGAACGCGCCTTGCTGGCCACGGCCGAGAAGGACCGCACGCCCCAGCAGAAGAAGATCATTCAAGGACTTCAGAATTCGATTCGGATCACCTGGGAAGAGGTCGCCGAGGCGGTCGCCGAGGCCAAGGTCGATTTCGCGCGTCGCGAAGCCCTCAAGCTCCAGGTCCATCAGATCGAGCAGACCCGCCCTCGTCCCCCTGCGCACGCTCTGGCCCTCGTCGACGACAAGCCGACGGCCCCCGACACGTTCGTCCTCCGTCGCGGCGACGTCAAGAGTTTGGGGCCGAAGGTCGAGCCGCGCCCGCCGGGGGTGATCCTGGCCTCGCAGCGGAAGGACGCGTTCCCGAACGACGCCATAAAGGCCGACGAGAAAACGACCGGCCGCCGCGCCGGGCTGGCTCGCTGGCTGGCCGGCGCCGATAATCCGCTGGTCGCCCGCGTGATCGTCAATCGCCTCTGGCAGCACCACTTCACGCGCGGGATCGTCGCCACACCCAGCGATTTCGGCGTTCGCGGCGAGCCTCCTTCGCACCCCGAACTGCTCGACTGGCTGGCCGCCCAGCTCATCAAGGAAGGCTGGCGTCTTAAGCCGCTCCACCGGCTCATGGTGACGTCGGCCGTTTATCGGCAGTCAAGCAAACACGTCGACAGGTTGACCGAGCTGGACGAGGAGAACTCGCTGTTGGGCCGCATGAACCGCCGCCGGCTCGACGCCGAGGGCGTTCGCGACGCCATGCTCGCGGTCTCAGGCGAGCTGAACCCGAAGATGGGCGGCCCCGGCGTGCTGGCCCCGCTTGAAAAGGAAGTGAAGGATCTGATCTTCACCGAGGCCGAGGTCGTCGACCTCTGGCCGGTCGATCCCGACCCGCGCGAGCATCACCGGCGGTCGCTGTACCTGTTCAAGAAGCGGAACGTCCGGTATCCCCTGCTCGAATCGTTCGACGCCCCCGACAACCAGACCGCCTGCCCGCGCCGGGAGACGAGCACCCACGCTCTCCAGGCGCTCAATCTGCTCAACAGCGAAACCACGATCGGCCGCGCCAAGGCGCTCGCCGCCCGGATTCTTCGCGAGGCTCCGAACGACCAGGCCGATCGCGTCAAGCGGGCCTACGAGGTCGTCCTCTGCCGCCCCCCCTCGCCCGCCGAAACCGCGCGGGCCGACGCCTTCCTCGACGCCCAGCGCCAGGCCGACGGCGAGTCCGCCGCCTGGGACGATTTCGCCCTCGCCCTCGTCAACTGCAACGAGTTCTTGTACGTCCCCTGA
- a CDS encoding Uma2 family endonuclease, with amino-acid sequence MAVATEIITAQDLLDSLGGIPPARVLMRPAPGTATETDLIAINQGKKVICELVDGVLVEKPMGIRESLLAAALIALIQRFADAHKLGFVTGEAGTMRVMPGLVRVPDVAFMAWGRVPGNRVPTQPIPDLSPDLAIEVLSVSNTKAEMERKIGEYFESGTTFVWLVDPKTRTITIHDRDESEARVYGGSDAIALNKVLPGFRFTLNELFDRLDAHGAANDADEERPSS; translated from the coding sequence ATGGCCGTCGCGACCGAAATCATCACCGCGCAGGACCTGCTCGACAGCTTGGGTGGAATCCCACCCGCGCGCGTCCTGATGCGCCCCGCGCCTGGAACCGCGACGGAAACAGATCTGATCGCGATCAATCAAGGCAAGAAGGTGATTTGCGAACTGGTCGACGGTGTGCTCGTGGAGAAGCCGATGGGAATTCGCGAGTCGCTGTTGGCGGCCGCTCTTATCGCGTTGATTCAGCGGTTCGCGGACGCCCATAAGCTAGGGTTCGTGACGGGCGAGGCCGGGACGATGCGGGTCATGCCCGGGCTCGTTCGCGTGCCGGACGTGGCTTTCATGGCCTGGGGCCGCGTTCCCGGAAATCGAGTGCCGACCCAACCGATTCCCGACCTCTCGCCCGACCTCGCCATCGAGGTCCTGAGCGTGAGCAACACCAAGGCGGAGATGGAGCGGAAGATCGGGGAATACTTCGAATCCGGAACGACCTTCGTCTGGCTCGTCGACCCGAAGACTCGAACGATCACGATCCACGACCGCGACGAGTCCGAGGCACGGGTTTACGGCGGATCGGACGCGATTGCTTTGAATAAAGTCCTGCCCGGCTTCCGCTTCACGCTGAATGAACTGTTCGACCGACTCGACGCTCATGGCGCGGCGAACGACGCAGACGAGGAAAGGCCGTCTTCATGA
- a CDS encoding DUF1501 domain-containing protein, giving the protein MNSSSNQCPGPCSGVPTINPLNRREWLKRTGNGFGLLALSSLLQQAEATAAGAAHANPLAPRPGHFPSKAKRCIFLFMTGGPSQMDLFDPKPALARLDGQPLPPSFGKIHSQFLESDPLCLASHRKWGRYGESGMDMSDLVPHLHKHADDICLIRSCVADSVIHAPAMYQMTTGRILMGYPSMGSWVTYGLGSESDNLPSYVVMTQPEGTPEGGAPCWGAGFLPAHHQGTLFRGGPAPIVNLKPPADITLPRQRRLLDLLRSMNEQDLSPGDTELSARISSYELAFRMQSAAPEAVDMASESERTKEMYGLDDHRTVEFGTRCLLARRLVERGVRFVQLYSGGGPVATQWDAHDDIDANHEKMCGMTDKPVAALLTDLKRSGLLDETLVVWGGEFGRTPVRQGGGRGRDHNATGFTMWMAGGGVKGGAIVGATDEIGLNQIADRAHVNDIHATILHLMGLDHLRLTYLHSGRDERLTDVAGSVLKGVLA; this is encoded by the coding sequence ATGAACTCATCATCCAATCAGTGTCCTGGCCCTTGTTCGGGCGTTCCTACAATCAATCCGCTGAACCGCCGCGAGTGGCTGAAGCGGACCGGCAACGGCTTCGGGCTGCTGGCGCTGTCGTCGCTGTTGCAGCAGGCGGAGGCGACGGCGGCCGGCGCGGCTCATGCGAATCCGCTGGCGCCGCGCCCGGGGCATTTCCCGTCGAAGGCGAAGCGGTGCATCTTCCTGTTCATGACGGGCGGTCCCAGCCAGATGGACCTGTTCGATCCCAAGCCGGCGCTGGCGAGACTCGACGGCCAGCCCTTGCCCCCGAGCTTCGGCAAGATCCACAGCCAGTTCCTCGAAAGCGACCCGCTCTGCCTGGCCTCGCATCGCAAGTGGGGGCGGTACGGCGAGTCGGGGATGGACATGTCGGACCTCGTGCCGCACCTGCACAAGCACGCCGACGACATCTGCTTGATCCGGTCGTGCGTGGCCGACAGCGTCATCCACGCGCCGGCGATGTACCAGATGACGACGGGGCGGATCTTGATGGGTTATCCCAGCATGGGAAGTTGGGTCACGTACGGACTCGGCTCCGAGAGCGACAACCTGCCGTCGTACGTGGTCATGACCCAGCCCGAGGGGACGCCTGAAGGGGGCGCGCCGTGCTGGGGCGCGGGGTTCCTGCCGGCTCACCATCAGGGGACGCTGTTTCGCGGCGGCCCGGCCCCGATCGTCAACCTCAAGCCGCCGGCCGACATCACCCTGCCCCGCCAGCGTCGGCTTCTCGACTTGCTGCGATCGATGAACGAGCAAGATCTCAGCCCCGGCGACACCGAGCTTTCCGCGCGGATCTCGTCCTACGAGCTGGCCTTCCGGATGCAAAGCGCCGCGCCCGAGGCGGTCGACATGGCGAGCGAGTCGGAGCGGACGAAGGAAATGTATGGACTCGACGACCACAGGACTGTCGAGTTCGGCACGCGCTGCCTGCTGGCCCGGCGGTTGGTCGAGCGTGGGGTGCGGTTCGTCCAGCTTTATTCCGGCGGCGGCCCGGTTGCGACGCAGTGGGACGCCCACGACGACATCGACGCCAACCACGAGAAGATGTGCGGCATGACAGACAAGCCCGTCGCCGCGCTTCTGACCGACCTCAAGCGCTCGGGTCTGCTCGATGAGACCCTGGTCGTCTGGGGAGGCGAGTTCGGCCGGACCCCGGTCCGCCAGGGGGGCGGGCGGGGCCGCGACCACAACGCCACCGGGTTCACGATGTGGATGGCCGGCGGCGGCGTGAAGGGGGGCGCGATCGTCGGCGCAACCGACGAGATCGGCCTCAACCAGATCGCCGACCGCGCCCACGTCAACGACATCCACGCCACGATCCTGCACCTGATGGGCCTCGACCACCTCCGCCTGACCTACCTCCACAGCGGCCGCGACGAACGGCTGACCGACGTCGCGGGCTCGGTCCTGAAAGGCGTGCTGGCGTGA